A region of Pseudomonas putida DNA encodes the following proteins:
- a CDS encoding carbon starvation CstA family protein has product MNNNNSLLRHIPWLALAVIGACALGVVALRRGEAVNALWIVVAAVALYLVAYRYYSLFIATKVMQLDPRRATPAVLNNDGLDYVPTNKHILFGHHFAAIAGAGPLVGPVLAAQMGYLPGTLWLIAGVVLAGAVQDFMVLFMSTRRNGRSLGDMVREEMGRIPGTIALFGCFLIMIIILAVLALIVVKALAESPWGMFTVMATIPIAMFMGIYMRYIRPGRIGEISVVGVVLLLASIWLGGVIAADPVWGPAFTFTGVQITWMLVGYGFVAAVLPVWLVLAPRDYLSTFLKIGTIVGLAIGILIIAPELKMPALTQFTDGTGPVWKGTLFPFLFITIACGAVSGFHALISSGTTPKLLDNETNARYIGYGGMLMESFVAIMAMVAASVIEPGVYFAMNSPAAVVGADVASVAQTVSSWGFLITPEQLEAVARDIGEHTILARAGGAPTLAVGIAQILHQVLPGENTMAFWYHFAILFEALFILTAVDAGTRAGRFMLQDLLGSFVPALKRTESWGANLLATAGCVALWGYLLYQGVIDPLGGINTLWPLFGISNQMLAGIALMLGTVVLIKMKRQRYIWVTLLPAVWLLICTTAAGLIKLFDPNPAVGFLALAKKYSTALDAGQVLAPAKDIGQMQHVIFNAYTNAGLTILFLLVVFSILFFAIKVGYAALGRKERTDKETPFQALPDA; this is encoded by the coding sequence ATGAACAACAATAATAGCCTGCTACGCCACATTCCGTGGCTGGCGCTGGCAGTCATCGGCGCCTGCGCGCTGGGTGTGGTTGCCCTGCGTCGCGGTGAGGCGGTCAACGCCTTGTGGATCGTGGTCGCGGCAGTGGCCCTCTACCTGGTCGCCTACCGCTACTACAGCCTGTTCATCGCCACCAAGGTGATGCAACTCGACCCTCGCCGGGCCACGCCGGCGGTGCTCAACAACGATGGCCTGGACTACGTTCCGACCAACAAACACATCCTGTTCGGCCACCACTTCGCCGCCATTGCCGGCGCCGGCCCGCTGGTCGGCCCGGTACTCGCTGCGCAGATGGGCTACCTGCCCGGCACGCTCTGGCTGATCGCCGGCGTGGTGCTGGCTGGCGCGGTGCAGGACTTCATGGTCCTGTTCATGTCCACCCGCCGCAACGGTCGCTCGCTGGGCGACATGGTGCGTGAGGAAATGGGCCGCATCCCTGGCACCATCGCCTTGTTTGGCTGCTTCCTGATCATGATCATCATCCTCGCGGTGCTGGCGCTGATCGTGGTCAAGGCCCTGGCCGAGAGCCCGTGGGGCATGTTCACGGTGATGGCGACCATCCCGATCGCGATGTTCATGGGCATCTACATGCGCTACATCCGCCCGGGCCGCATCGGCGAAATCTCGGTGGTCGGCGTGGTGCTGCTGCTGGCCTCGATCTGGCTGGGCGGCGTGATCGCAGCCGACCCGGTCTGGGGCCCTGCGTTCACCTTCACCGGCGTGCAGATCACCTGGATGCTGGTGGGTTATGGCTTCGTCGCTGCCGTACTGCCGGTATGGCTGGTACTGGCACCGCGTGACTACCTGTCGACCTTCCTCAAGATCGGCACCATCGTGGGCCTGGCCATCGGCATCCTGATCATCGCGCCTGAGCTGAAAATGCCGGCCCTGACCCAGTTCACCGACGGTACCGGCCCGGTCTGGAAGGGCACCCTGTTCCCGTTCCTGTTCATCACCATCGCGTGCGGTGCGGTATCGGGCTTCCATGCGCTGATCTCCTCGGGCACCACGCCCAAGCTGCTGGACAACGAAACCAACGCCCGTTACATCGGCTACGGCGGCATGCTGATGGAGTCGTTCGTCGCCATCATGGCCATGGTCGCCGCCTCGGTGATCGAGCCAGGCGTGTACTTCGCCATGAACAGCCCGGCCGCCGTGGTCGGCGCCGACGTGGCATCGGTGGCGCAGACGGTCAGCAGCTGGGGCTTCCTGATCACGCCTGAGCAGCTCGAAGCCGTCGCCCGCGACATCGGTGAGCACACCATCCTGGCCCGCGCCGGTGGTGCGCCCACCTTGGCGGTAGGTATCGCGCAGATCCTTCACCAGGTGTTGCCGGGTGAAAACACCATGGCCTTCTGGTACCACTTCGCGATCCTGTTCGAAGCCCTGTTCATCCTGACGGCCGTGGACGCCGGTACCCGTGCCGGTCGCTTCATGCTGCAGGACCTGCTGGGCAGCTTCGTGCCAGCGCTCAAACGCACCGAATCGTGGGGCGCCAACCTGCTCGCCACCGCCGGTTGCGTGGCGCTCTGGGGCTACCTGCTGTACCAGGGCGTTATCGACCCGCTGGGTGGCATCAACACCTTGTGGCCGCTGTTCGGTATCTCCAACCAGATGCTGGCCGGTATCGCCTTGATGCTTGGCACCGTGGTCCTGATCAAGATGAAGCGTCAGCGCTACATCTGGGTGACCCTGCTGCCGGCTGTCTGGCTGCTGATCTGCACCACCGCTGCGGGCCTGATCAAGCTGTTCGACCCGAACCCGGCCGTGGGCTTCCTGGCCCTGGCCAAGAAGTACAGCACCGCCCTGGACGCCGGCCAGGTACTGGCCCCGGCCAAGGACATCGGCCAGATGCAGCACGTGATCTTCAACGCCTACACCAACGCGGGCCTGACGATTCTGTTCCTGCTGGTGGTGTTCAGCATCCTGTTCTTCGCCATCAAGGTCGGCTACGCCGCCCTCGGCCGCAAGGAGCGCACCGACAAGGAAACCCCGTTCCAGGCGCTGCCTGACGCGTAA
- a CDS encoding YbdD/YjiX family protein, whose product MFNDLGRLGKYLGQAARLMVGMPDYDNYVEHMQNKHPDKPVMSYEAFFRERQEARYGGKSGPKCC is encoded by the coding sequence ATGTTCAACGACCTGGGTCGACTGGGTAAGTACCTGGGGCAGGCAGCCCGCCTGATGGTCGGCATGCCCGACTACGACAACTATGTCGAACACATGCAGAACAAGCACCCGGACAAACCGGTGATGAGCTACGAGGCGTTCTTCCGCGAACGCCAGGAAGCGCGTTACGGTGGCAAGTCCGGGCCCAAGTGCTGTTGA
- the yjiA gene encoding GTPase, whose product MQTPIPVTVLTGFLGAGKTTLLKHMLKAEHGLKIAVIENEFSEAAIDSQLLGDEPVQVMTLANGCVCCSIHGDLTRALYLLLERLDAGEIAFDRLVIECTGLADPAPVAQTFFIDEDLRDRYILDGIITLVDAAHAELHLTQAIAQAQVGFADRLLLSKTDLVEPAAVDALRERLSRINGRAAVRVVEHGRIDLAELLDVRGFNLNTDLGASLKPALRPVLKPATPDRISTLVLRTDTPLDIDRLSDFMNELLETHGKQLLRYKGVLNIAGEDRRLVFQGVLKLYGFDWDAEWAEGEARESVMVFIADELPEATIRAGFEALSTP is encoded by the coding sequence GTGCAAACGCCTATTCCCGTTACCGTACTGACCGGCTTTCTGGGTGCCGGCAAGACCACCTTGCTCAAGCACATGCTCAAGGCCGAGCACGGCCTGAAGATCGCCGTGATCGAGAACGAGTTCAGCGAGGCCGCTATCGACAGCCAGCTGCTGGGCGACGAGCCGGTGCAGGTCATGACCCTGGCCAACGGCTGCGTGTGCTGCAGCATCCATGGCGACCTCACCCGTGCCCTGTACCTCTTGCTGGAACGCCTGGACGCTGGCGAGATCGCCTTCGACCGCCTGGTGATCGAGTGCACCGGCCTTGCCGACCCTGCGCCTGTGGCACAGACCTTCTTCATCGACGAGGACCTGCGTGATCGCTACATCCTCGACGGCATCATCACCCTGGTCGATGCGGCGCACGCCGAGCTGCACCTGACCCAGGCCATCGCCCAGGCCCAGGTTGGTTTTGCCGACCGCCTGTTGCTGAGCAAGACCGACCTGGTCGAACCTGCTGCGGTGGATGCCCTGCGAGAGCGCCTGTCGCGCATCAATGGCCGTGCCGCCGTGCGTGTGGTCGAGCATGGGCGCATCGACCTGGCCGAGCTGCTCGATGTGCGCGGTTTCAACCTCAATACCGACCTGGGCGCCAGCCTCAAGCCGGCCCTGCGCCCGGTGCTCAAACCGGCCACCCCGGACCGCATCTCCACCCTGGTGCTGCGCACCGACACCCCGCTGGACATCGACCGCCTCAGCGACTTCATGAATGAACTGCTGGAAACCCACGGCAAGCAACTGCTGCGTTACAAGGGCGTGCTGAACATCGCCGGGGAAGACCGTCGCCTGGTGTTTCAGGGCGTGCTCAAGCTCTACGGTTTTGACTGGGATGCCGAGTGGGCAGAAGGCGAGGCACGCGAAAGCGTGATGGTGTTCATCGCCGATGAACTGCCCGAGGCTACGATTCGGGCTGGGTTCGAGGCTTTGAGCACGCCTTGA
- a CDS encoding methylenetetrahydrofolate reductase C-terminal domain-containing protein: MNLLKTALHEKTFVCVMEFVPKPSAQRFAAMEAIMARAHLCGWPMTVAIGDRVGSPLDLSPLDALASFSSPVPALPHFSGKDRERHHLLAQLQRMDAAGLHQLLLLTGDRLPGHQPGQRPVRYLESVAALQIARQACPHWLLGAALNPFKYCEEEGGAQYFKAEKKLAAGADFLTLQLGFDASKHQEAQAWMNRQPTPKPLLACLMSLTHGRAAMLNHVAGVTVTPSMRDMLEAEAAVSKAHAQARSVDRLALQVIGVKLMGYAGVHLSGIHELKQLLALEQRIEHWQALIHTLDQWAPAWAASWQVPGLPAVVFHPPAASWRQGESKVNASHKEKARYHLLHAFHALLFSRNNGLSKAFGWAVRQPLWATSTGARVLHRVERAVKRPLVGCDTCGRCRLEDTLYICPETCPKGLANGPCGGTSLNRCEFGDRECIHSVKYRTAKAVRQTAVLTERLIPCIEVQTRHRSSWPAWFAAQAPQRLKACSKPRTQPES; encoded by the coding sequence ATGAACCTGCTGAAAACGGCGCTGCACGAAAAGACCTTCGTCTGCGTCATGGAGTTCGTCCCCAAGCCTTCGGCGCAACGCTTCGCCGCCATGGAAGCGATCATGGCCCGCGCGCACCTGTGCGGCTGGCCGATGACCGTGGCCATCGGTGATCGCGTCGGCAGCCCGCTGGACCTGTCGCCCTTAGACGCCCTCGCCAGCTTCAGCTCGCCCGTGCCTGCCCTGCCGCACTTTTCTGGCAAGGATCGCGAACGCCACCACTTGCTCGCTCAACTGCAACGCATGGACGCCGCTGGGTTGCACCAACTACTGCTGCTCACCGGCGACCGCCTGCCCGGCCACCAACCCGGGCAGCGGCCGGTGCGCTACCTGGAGTCGGTGGCCGCCCTGCAGATCGCCCGCCAGGCCTGCCCGCATTGGCTGCTGGGCGCGGCGCTCAATCCGTTTAAATACTGCGAGGAAGAAGGCGGGGCGCAGTACTTCAAGGCCGAGAAAAAACTCGCAGCAGGTGCCGATTTTCTGACCTTGCAACTGGGCTTCGATGCCAGCAAGCATCAGGAAGCCCAGGCGTGGATGAACCGTCAGCCCACCCCTAAACCCTTGCTGGCCTGCCTGATGAGCCTTACCCATGGGCGCGCCGCCATGCTCAATCATGTGGCCGGTGTGACCGTCACACCGTCCATGCGCGACATGCTCGAAGCGGAGGCCGCCGTGTCCAAGGCTCACGCCCAGGCGCGCAGCGTCGACCGCTTGGCCCTGCAGGTGATCGGTGTGAAGTTGATGGGTTACGCCGGGGTGCACCTGTCGGGCATTCACGAGCTCAAGCAACTGCTTGCCCTGGAGCAACGCATCGAACACTGGCAAGCGCTGATCCACACGCTGGACCAGTGGGCGCCGGCCTGGGCAGCCAGCTGGCAGGTGCCAGGCTTGCCAGCGGTGGTCTTCCATCCGCCGGCTGCGAGCTGGCGTCAGGGCGAGTCGAAGGTCAACGCGTCGCACAAAGAGAAGGCACGCTACCACCTGCTGCACGCCTTCCATGCCCTGCTGTTCAGCCGCAACAACGGGTTGAGCAAGGCATTCGGCTGGGCCGTCCGCCAACCGCTGTGGGCAACGTCCACCGGTGCGCGCGTACTGCACAGGGTGGAACGTGCGGTGAAACGCCCGTTGGTGGGCTGCGACACCTGCGGCCGCTGCCGCCTCGAAGACACCCTCTACATCTGCCCAGAAACCTGCCCCAAGGGCCTGGCCAACGGCCCCTGCGGCGGCACCTCGCTGAACCGCTGCGAATTTGGCGACCGCGAGTGCATCCACAGCGTCAAATACCGCACCGCCAAGGCCGTGCGGCAGACTGCCGTGCTGACAGAGCGCCTGATCCCGTGCATCGAAGTACAAACCCGCCACCGCAGTTCATGGCCGGCCTGGTTCGCGGCCCAGGCACCCCAGCGGCTCAAGGCGTGCTCAAAGCCTCGAACCCAGCCCGAATCGTAG
- a CDS encoding SDR family NAD(P)-dependent oxidoreductase: MRVLVVGASKGLGKAFMEGLGKPGDTLIGVSRSRPEGVSVGKGVEVQWIAADLGQPAAAVEAVAQALAGGGVDTLIYNLGLWEAEAFAEHYRFLADHDAALQRMVDCNITATILLIKRLLPMLLESEKPRIILTGSTSGLPQSGRPEVTFAASKFALRGIAEALREGYREQRLGVTCLNLGYLNTEDGLDVPVAEAAARGEGGLIPLHDVVLMVRTMLELSAASYVRELTLPAIADERF; the protein is encoded by the coding sequence ATGAGAGTTTTGGTAGTCGGCGCCAGCAAGGGGCTGGGCAAGGCCTTCATGGAAGGGCTGGGCAAGCCGGGCGATACGCTGATCGGCGTATCCCGCTCGCGCCCCGAAGGGGTGTCGGTCGGCAAGGGTGTCGAGGTGCAGTGGATCGCGGCCGACCTCGGCCAACCGGCTGCCGCCGTCGAGGCCGTTGCCCAGGCGCTGGCCGGGGGTGGCGTCGATACCCTCATCTACAACCTCGGGCTGTGGGAAGCCGAGGCGTTTGCAGAGCACTACCGCTTTCTGGCCGACCACGATGCAGCGCTGCAACGCATGGTCGATTGCAACATCACGGCAACCATCCTGTTGATCAAGCGCTTGCTGCCGATGCTGCTGGAAAGCGAGAAGCCGCGGATCATTCTTACCGGTTCTACTTCAGGCTTGCCGCAGAGCGGGCGCCCTGAAGTGACCTTTGCTGCGTCCAAGTTTGCCCTGCGCGGGATTGCCGAGGCCTTGCGTGAGGGGTATCGCGAGCAGCGCCTTGGGGTGACGTGCCTTAATCTGGGCTACCTGAACACTGAGGATGGCCTGGATGTGCCGGTGGCCGAGGCTGCGGCGCGGGGTGAGGGAGGGCTGATTCCGCTGCACGATGTGGTGCTGATGGTGCGCACCATGCTGGAGCTGTCGGCGGCAAGTTATGTGCGCGAGCTGACCTTGCCGGCGATTGCTGATGAGCGGTTCTGA
- a CDS encoding acetyl-CoA C-acetyltransferase, translating to MNDVVIVAATRTAIGSFQGALATVPAVDLGAAVIKRLLEQTQLDPALVDEVILGQVLTAGAGQNPARQAAIKAGLPYSVPALTLNKVCGSGLKALHLAAQAIRCGDAEVVIAGGQENMSLAPYVMPSARTGQRMGHGQLIDSMITDGLWDAFNDYHMGITAENLVEQYGLSREQQDAFAAESQRKAVAAIEAGRFKDEITPIVMPQKKGEPKVFERDEQPRPDTTAESLGKLRAAFKKDGSVTAGNASSLNDGAAAVLLMSAAKAKALGLPVLAKIAAYASAGVDPAIMGIGPVSATQHCLDKAGWQLADLDLIEANEAFAAQALAVGKALEWDAARVNVNGGAIALGHPIGASGCRVLVTLLHEMIKRDAKKGLATLCIGGGQGVALAIER from the coding sequence ATGAACGACGTGGTCATCGTCGCCGCAACCCGTACCGCCATCGGCAGCTTCCAGGGCGCCCTGGCAACAGTACCTGCCGTCGACCTCGGCGCCGCCGTGATCAAGCGCCTGCTGGAACAGACCCAACTGGACCCGGCCCTGGTCGACGAGGTCATCCTCGGCCAGGTGCTCACCGCCGGCGCCGGCCAGAACCCGGCCCGCCAGGCCGCGATCAAGGCTGGCCTGCCTTACAGCGTACCCGCGCTGACGCTCAACAAAGTCTGCGGTTCGGGCCTCAAGGCCTTGCACCTGGCGGCCCAGGCCATCCGTTGCGGCGACGCCGAGGTGGTGATCGCCGGCGGCCAGGAGAACATGAGCCTGGCCCCCTACGTCATGCCTTCGGCGCGCACGGGCCAGCGCATGGGCCACGGCCAACTGATCGACAGCATGATTACCGACGGCCTGTGGGATGCCTTCAACGACTACCACATGGGCATTACCGCCGAGAACCTGGTGGAGCAGTACGGCCTCAGCCGTGAGCAGCAGGACGCCTTCGCCGCCGAGTCCCAGCGCAAGGCCGTGGCCGCGATCGAGGCCGGCCGATTCAAGGACGAGATCACCCCGATCGTGATGCCGCAGAAAAAGGGCGAGCCCAAGGTTTTCGAGCGCGACGAACAGCCCCGCCCGGACACCACTGCCGAGTCCCTGGGCAAACTGCGTGCAGCGTTCAAGAAGGACGGCAGCGTCACCGCTGGCAATGCGTCCAGCCTCAATGACGGCGCCGCCGCCGTGCTGCTGATGAGCGCCGCCAAGGCCAAGGCCCTGGGTTTGCCGGTGCTGGCGAAGATCGCGGCCTATGCCAGTGCTGGCGTAGACCCGGCGATCATGGGCATCGGCCCGGTTTCGGCCACCCAGCACTGCCTGGACAAAGCTGGCTGGCAGCTGGCGGACCTGGACCTGATCGAAGCCAACGAAGCCTTTGCCGCACAGGCACTGGCGGTGGGCAAGGCCCTGGAATGGGATGCGGCGCGGGTTAACGTGAATGGCGGGGCGATTGCCCTGGGCCACCCGATTGGCGCATCGGGGTGCCGGGTGCTGGTGACCTTGTTGCACGAGATGATCAAGCGGGATGCCAAGAAAGGGCTGGCCACGTTGTGCATTGGCGGCGGGCAGGGTGTGGCGTTGGCGATCGAGCGTTGA
- a CDS encoding PepSY domain-containing protein, whose amino-acid sequence MRILIVLTLLIGSSTAFAATQCTTADKSTWQDQDKFQAQLKEQGYKINKFKVTKGNCYEIYGFDKDGRKIEIYHDPVSGKAVKTEYHD is encoded by the coding sequence ATGCGCATCTTGATCGTGCTTACCCTTCTGATCGGCAGCAGCACAGCATTCGCCGCCACCCAATGCACCACCGCAGACAAAAGCACCTGGCAAGACCAGGACAAGTTCCAGGCCCAGCTCAAGGAACAGGGCTACAAGATCAACAAGTTCAAGGTCACCAAAGGCAACTGCTACGAAATCTATGGGTTCGACAAGGATGGCCGCAAGATCGAGATCTACCATGACCCGGTCAGCGGCAAGGCAGTCAAGACCGAGTATCACGATTGA
- a CDS encoding cytochrome b/b6 domain-containing protein has protein sequence MKVNATVQLWDPLLRLCHLSLATVFFADYFFNEEGDDWHQWLGYYGLACVLLRLVWGFVGPQSARWADFWPTPARLAAHTRTLLRGQPYHRLGHSPIGALVMLLMLTGIAGLGLTGWAAQEVDALWGADWPMTLHSFLADAVLALVCVHVLAAIAESLRLRENLPLSMLTGRRRLPDDQ, from the coding sequence TTGAAGGTCAATGCCACGGTGCAGCTGTGGGACCCGCTCCTGCGGCTGTGCCACTTGTCATTGGCCACGGTCTTCTTCGCGGATTATTTTTTCAATGAAGAGGGCGACGACTGGCACCAGTGGCTGGGCTACTACGGGCTGGCGTGCGTGTTGTTGCGCCTGGTCTGGGGCTTCGTTGGGCCGCAAAGTGCGCGCTGGGCCGATTTTTGGCCCACCCCGGCACGCTTGGCCGCCCACACCCGGACGCTGTTGCGCGGCCAGCCTTACCATCGCCTGGGGCATTCGCCGATTGGCGCCCTGGTGATGCTGCTGATGCTGACCGGGATCGCTGGCCTGGGCCTGACCGGTTGGGCAGCGCAGGAGGTCGATGCCCTGTGGGGCGCCGACTGGCCGATGACCCTGCACAGCTTCCTGGCCGATGCAGTACTGGCGTTGGTCTGTGTGCACGTACTGGCGGCCATCGCCGAGAGCCTGCGCCTGCGCGAAAACCTGCCGCTGTCGATGCTTACCGGACGGCGTCGATTACCGGACGATCAGTAA
- a CDS encoding agmatine/peptidylarginine deiminase yields MPNRRTFLQLSLAAGLGAGLGLPLSLARADDPERWFMPDEGEPQQRAFIAFGAQPAIWEDFTTDVQAALGRIAQAIARYQPVTVFCRASEQALAKQHCASPNTHFVTCELDDIWMRDIGANFVVDDDGALGAVDFNFNGWGNKQRHRSDALLAKRVATLANAHYQRSELVGEGGAIEVDGHGTGIMTESSWINANRNPGWSKAEVEAELKARLGLSKIIWLPGIAGEDITDGHVDFYARFVRPGVVIANLDNDPKSYDHAVTRKHLEILKHATDAEGRRLQIHLVSPPLRGRRNRFSKGNPDFAAGYINYFVINGAIIAPQFGDTQADEKARALLAALYPGRAIVQLDIDAIAAGGGGIHCVTHQCPAV; encoded by the coding sequence ATGCCAAACCGAAGAACCTTTCTGCAATTGTCGCTGGCCGCCGGGCTCGGTGCCGGCCTCGGCCTGCCCCTGAGCCTGGCCCGTGCCGATGACCCGGAGCGCTGGTTCATGCCTGATGAAGGCGAACCGCAACAACGCGCTTTCATCGCCTTCGGTGCCCAGCCGGCGATCTGGGAAGATTTCACCACCGATGTGCAGGCCGCCTTGGGCCGCATCGCCCAGGCCATCGCGCGCTACCAGCCGGTGACCGTGTTCTGCCGCGCCAGTGAACAGGCGCTGGCCAAGCAACACTGCGCCAGCCCCAACACCCACTTCGTGACCTGCGAGCTGGACGACATTTGGATGCGCGACATCGGCGCCAACTTCGTCGTTGACGATGACGGCGCCCTGGGCGCGGTCGATTTCAACTTCAATGGCTGGGGCAACAAGCAGCGCCACCGCAGCGACGCCCTTTTGGCCAAACGCGTCGCCACACTGGCCAACGCTCACTACCAGCGCAGTGAACTGGTGGGTGAAGGTGGCGCCATCGAGGTCGATGGTCATGGCACTGGCATCATGACCGAGAGCAGTTGGATAAACGCCAACCGCAACCCCGGCTGGAGCAAAGCCGAGGTTGAGGCCGAACTCAAGGCGCGCCTGGGGTTGAGCAAGATCATCTGGTTGCCGGGCATCGCGGGTGAGGACATCACCGATGGGCATGTGGATTTTTATGCGCGTTTCGTGCGACCAGGCGTGGTGATCGCCAACCTGGACAACGACCCTAAGTCTTACGACCATGCCGTGACCCGCAAGCACCTGGAGATTCTCAAGCACGCCACGGATGCCGAGGGCCGTCGCCTGCAGATCCATCTGGTGTCGCCGCCCCTGCGCGGCAGGCGCAACAGGTTCAGCAAGGGCAACCCGGATTTTGCCGCAGGCTATATCAACTACTTCGTGATCAACGGCGCGATCATCGCGCCACAGTTTGGCGATACCCAGGCCGACGAGAAAGCGCGGGCGCTGCTGGCGGCGCTCTACCCTGGCCGCGCTATCGTGCAGCTGGACATCGACGCCATCGCCGCAGGAGGTGGTGGCATCCATTGCGTGACCCACCAGTGCCCGGCCGTGTAG
- a CDS encoding extracellular solute-binding protein, which yields MKLPTLAALALALCASQAQAEQPTLRLYNWADYFAEDTLKQFTAETGIQVIYDVMDGSEVLEAKLMSGRSGYDLVFPGDTVAERLMRAGSLQPLDHSRLEALDDIEPGLRKLHARYPKASQATVPYTWGTIGLTVNADKVRQRMPDAPLDNLDLLLKPALAAKFADCGISIIDSPDEVLAVVLNYLGREPRSAKREDLAAASDVLKAIRPYVRKFQSQPVTELVNENLCLSLGYSGDVIQAQRTADAAGKAIDFQYRVPRQGTTVWMDTMAIPADAKHPEYAYRFINFVMRPANMAAISTFTGYPTASAKARQAVDPRMRDNPNIYLDEATYARLIPGRDIPQADMRARMRVWTRFKTAQD from the coding sequence ATGAAGCTGCCAACTCTGGCTGCACTTGCCCTGGCGCTCTGCGCCAGCCAGGCCCAGGCCGAACAACCGACCCTGCGCCTGTACAACTGGGCCGACTATTTCGCCGAGGACACCCTCAAGCAATTCACTGCCGAAACGGGCATCCAGGTGATCTACGACGTCATGGACGGCAGCGAAGTACTCGAAGCCAAGCTCATGTCCGGGCGCAGCGGCTATGACCTGGTGTTCCCCGGCGACACCGTGGCCGAGCGGCTGATGCGCGCCGGCAGCCTGCAGCCACTGGACCACAGCCGCCTGGAGGCCCTGGATGACATCGAGCCAGGCCTGCGCAAGCTGCACGCCCGCTACCCCAAGGCCAGCCAGGCAACCGTGCCCTACACCTGGGGCACCATCGGCCTGACGGTCAATGCCGACAAGGTCCGCCAGCGCATGCCGGACGCGCCGCTGGACAACCTCGACCTGCTGCTTAAACCCGCGCTTGCCGCCAAGTTCGCCGACTGCGGCATCTCGATCATCGACTCGCCAGACGAAGTACTGGCCGTGGTCCTCAACTACCTCGGCCGTGAGCCTCGCAGTGCCAAACGCGAAGACCTGGCCGCCGCCAGCGACGTGCTCAAGGCCATCCGCCCCTATGTGCGCAAGTTCCAGTCGCAACCGGTGACCGAACTGGTCAACGAGAACCTGTGCCTGTCACTGGGCTACAGCGGCGACGTGATCCAGGCGCAGCGCACGGCCGATGCCGCAGGCAAGGCGATCGACTTCCAATACCGCGTACCGCGTCAGGGCACCACGGTATGGATGGACACCATGGCCATCCCCGCCGACGCCAAACACCCCGAATACGCCTATCGTTTCATCAACTTCGTCATGCGCCCGGCGAACATGGCCGCCATCAGCACCTTCACCGGCTACCCCACGGCCAGTGCCAAGGCACGCCAGGCAGTCGATCCACGCATGCGCGACAACCCAAACATCTACCTCGACGAAGCCACCTATGCCCGGCTGATCCCGGGCCGGGACATCCCCCAGGCCGACATGCGCGCGCGCATGCGGGTGTGGACACGCTTCAAGACAGCACAGGACTGA
- the aguB gene encoding N-carbamoylputrescine amidase, with amino-acid sequence MSPLRIATTQMPCTWDLPANLDRAEQLVRQAAAQGAQVILLQELFATPYFCIEQDHRHLPLAEPYPSSPILQRFAALAGELGVVLPLSWYERAGNAFFNSLTVADADGRLLGVYRKTHIPNAIGYQEKEYFSPGDTGFKVWDTAFGRLGIGICWDQWFPETARCLALMGAEVLLFPTAIGSEPGAAELDSRDHWQIAMRGHAAANLLPVVAANRVGREVAQSDETLAMRFYGSSFICDHKGALLAEADRNSSGIWLHDLDLGRMREDRLTWGIYRDRRPDMYAPLLTLDGTHPTTARA; translated from the coding sequence ATGAGCCCGCTGCGCATCGCCACCACCCAGATGCCCTGCACCTGGGACCTGCCGGCCAACCTAGACCGCGCCGAACAGCTGGTGCGCCAGGCGGCCGCCCAAGGCGCCCAGGTGATTCTGCTGCAGGAGCTGTTCGCCACACCGTACTTCTGCATCGAACAGGACCACCGGCATCTGCCATTGGCCGAGCCCTACCCGAGCAGCCCTATCCTGCAGCGCTTCGCCGCGCTGGCCGGTGAGCTGGGCGTGGTGTTGCCGTTGAGCTGGTACGAACGGGCCGGCAACGCCTTCTTCAACTCGCTGACCGTGGCCGACGCCGACGGGCGCCTGCTCGGGGTGTACCGCAAGACCCATATCCCCAACGCCATCGGCTATCAGGAGAAGGAGTACTTCAGCCCCGGTGACACCGGCTTCAAGGTCTGGGACACCGCGTTCGGCCGCCTGGGCATCGGCATCTGCTGGGACCAGTGGTTCCCCGAAACCGCGCGTTGCCTGGCACTGATGGGCGCCGAGGTGCTGCTGTTCCCCACCGCCATCGGCTCTGAGCCCGGCGCCGCCGAACTGGATTCGCGCGACCATTGGCAAATCGCCATGCGCGGCCATGCCGCCGCCAATCTGTTGCCAGTCGTGGCGGCCAACCGTGTGGGCCGGGAGGTGGCACAAAGCGATGAAACCCTGGCCATGCGTTTCTATGGCTCGTCGTTCATCTGCGACCACAAAGGTGCATTGCTTGCCGAAGCCGACCGCAACAGCAGCGGCATCTGGCTGCACGACCTGGACCTTGGGCGCATGCGCGAAGACCGGCTGACCTGGGGCATCTACCGCGACCGCCGCCCGGACATGTACGCGCCGCTGCTGACCCTGGACGGCACTCACCCCACTACCGCGAGGGCCTGA